A single region of the Maniola jurtina chromosome 21, ilManJurt1.1, whole genome shotgun sequence genome encodes:
- the LOC123876348 gene encoding putative nuclease HARBI1, translating into MDRKKKEFKRVFNRLLPDIIKQLWDLLEDEDRRIWTRTWILRRTVLGATNSLFNGLQSEDPKEFKALLRMTVERFETLLENITPYIQRQDTILREAIPAKVKLQVTLSYLAAGISYRYLQAFYRVSRSAISVFIPEVLDAIVNYLELYVRIPDHNEWQEIEDGFRTRWNFPGCHGAIDGKHVLIDAPPNSGSEYFNYKGSNSIVLLAVVDHDYCFRYLNVGANGRNSDAGIFRQSSLRHSLENNLLPKGGFLVGDDAFALKTYLLKPYSGTNLTTTQKIFNYRLSRARRIVENGFGILASRFQIFQRRIPTDVDTTDKIIRASCALHNWLRKTSSSTYFRRGCVDEEDTDSGTITEGSWRRELINNLPNITDHNTNYAGRVARDLRNKYAEYFSGPGAVPWQNRMIN; encoded by the exons ATGGatcgcaaaaaaaaagaatttaaacgGGTTTTCAACCGGCTGTTACCAGACATTATTAAACAATTGTGGGATTTATTAGAAGATGAAGACCGAAGAATTTGGACCAGAACATGGATTTTAAGGCGAACTGTCCTTGGAGCAACTAATAGCCTTTTTAATGGATTGCAGTCAGAAGATCCCAAAGAATTCAAGGCACTTTTGAGAATGACTGTAGAACGTTTTGAGACATTGCTGGAGAACATAACACCATATATACAAAGACAAGATACAATTTTGAGAGAAGCTATACCAGCAAAGGTTAAACTGCAAGTAACATTAAGTTATTTAGCAGCTGGGATAAGCTATCGATATTTGCAAGCATTTTATAGAGTGTCTCGATCTGCGATATCAGTGTTTATACCAGAAGTACTGGACGCCATcgtaaactatttagaattATATGTGAGG ATACCAGATCATAATGAATGGCAAGAAATTGAAGATGGTTTCAGAACTAGGTGGAATTTTCCTGGATGTCATGGTGCCATCGATGGCAAACATGTTTTGATTGATGCGCCTCCAAATTCTGGAAGTGAATATTTCAACTACAAAGGTTCGAACAGTATTGTTTTACTGGCTGTAGTTGACCATGATTATTGTTTTCGCTATTTAAATGTAGGAGCAAATGGCAGAAACTCTGATGCAGGAATTTTCAGACAAAGCTCACTACGTCACAGTctcgaaaataatttattaccaaAGGGAGGTTTTTTAGTGGGCGATGATGCTTTCGCATTAAAAACGTATTTACTTAAACCGTATAGTGGTACCAATCTTACAACGACGCAAAAAATTTTTAACTACCGCTTATCCAGAGCGCGCAGAATAGTTGAAAACGGATTTGGTATTCTGGCAAGCAGATTTCAAATTTTCCAAAGGCGTATACCAACTGATGTTGACACAACTGATAAAATCATACGAGCCTCATGCGCTCTTCATAATTGGCTACGAAAGACAAGTTCAAGTACATATTTTCGGCGAGGTTGTGTTGATGAAGAAGACACTGATTCAGGCACTATAACTGAGGGGTCTTGGAGACGAGAACTTATTAACAACTTGCCAAACATTACCGACCACAACACAAACTATGCAGGGAGGGTAGCAAGAGATTTACGTAACAAATATGCAGAATACTTCTCCGGCCCAGGCGCCGTTCCATGGCAAAATAGAATGATTAACTGA